Proteins from one Nitrobacteraceae bacterium AZCC 2146 genomic window:
- a CDS encoding two-component system OmpR family response regulator (product_source=KO:K02483; cath_funfam=1.10.10.10,3.40.50.2300; cog=COG0745; ko=KO:K02483; pfam=PF00072,PF00486; smart=SM00448; superfamily=46894,52172), with amino-acid sequence MAASPNILVVEDDRETRTLIAKYLRTNSCNVTTAADGREMEKAMADHRVDLLILDVMLPGEDGLSLCRKVRAESQLPIIMLTARGEDVDRILGLEMGADDYLPKPFNPRELLARINAVLRRQASALNASATPSATALSFAGWQIDFRLRELRNPAGARVAMTSAEFDLLRTFCERPGRVLSRDSLLDLTQGRNAGSFERSIDVLVSRIRRKIEADPQDATLIKTVRSGGYMFTPTVEAIATATTN; translated from the coding sequence ATGGCAGCATCCCCGAACATCCTGGTCGTGGAAGACGACCGCGAAACCCGTACGCTGATTGCGAAGTATCTGCGTACCAATTCCTGCAACGTCACCACCGCGGCCGACGGCCGCGAGATGGAGAAGGCGATGGCGGATCACCGGGTCGATCTGCTGATCCTCGACGTCATGCTGCCCGGCGAGGACGGGCTCAGCCTGTGCCGCAAGGTGCGCGCGGAATCGCAATTGCCAATTATCATGCTGACCGCGCGCGGCGAGGACGTCGACCGCATCCTCGGGCTCGAGATGGGGGCCGACGATTACCTGCCGAAGCCGTTCAATCCGCGCGAGCTGCTGGCGCGCATCAATGCCGTGCTGCGCCGCCAGGCCTCCGCGCTGAACGCCAGCGCCACGCCGAGCGCGACCGCGCTTTCCTTCGCCGGCTGGCAGATCGATTTCCGGCTGCGCGAGCTGCGCAATCCCGCCGGCGCCCGCGTCGCCATGACGTCAGCCGAATTCGACCTGCTGCGCACCTTCTGCGAACGGCCCGGCCGGGTGCTGTCGCGCGACAGCCTGCTCGACCTCACCCAGGGCCGCAACGCCGGCTCATTCGAGCGCAGCATCGACGTGCTGGTCAGCCGTATCCGCCGCAAGATCGAAGCCGATCCGCAGGACGCAACCTTAATCAAGACGGTGCGCTCGGGCGGCTATATGTTCACGCCGACGGTGGAAGCGATCGCGACAGCCACGACGAACTAG
- a CDS encoding hypothetical protein (product_source=Hypo-rule applied; cath_funfam=3.50.30.30; pfam=PF14356; transmembrane_helix_parts=Inside_1_4,TMhelix_5_27,Outside_28_515): MRLKTILIAGVLVAVFFVAALKVMDYVSPRGAGPAPVLVELPPLPAAPRTSSIIAPITVPLTAIRDAADRGAPRNFAGNADNPVPQILQNADIKWNAARGPISATGAQDTLTLSTPLNGTLNVTGALSSNVRDQLSGALGNLLGGNVAKQIGSVNIKNLNANADIRGNVVVSSRPQLAANWRIEPNLAAQVTLGDTSVSMAGARVSVPAQVKPVIDKAVNEQITTVQQRLRNDPAFEQNARREWAKLCRSIPLQGAAALQGLYLELKPTRAVAAQPRVDASNVMLTLGVEAETRITSAQTTPNCPFPATLAIVPPGPGKLNIGVPIDMPFTELNKIIETQLAGKTFPEDGSGSVDVTVKKATVAASGDRLLISLLVNAKEKKSWFGFGGEATVHIWGKPVLDPAAQTLKLANMELAVESEAAFGLLGSAARAAMPYLQNALAERATIDLKPFASNARKKIAAVVADFQKNEEGIRVDAEITNLRLGGIAFDSKTLRVIAEADGAINVAVTALPGL; encoded by the coding sequence ATGCGGCTTAAAACCATTCTGATCGCGGGCGTGCTGGTGGCGGTGTTTTTCGTCGCAGCGCTCAAGGTGATGGACTATGTGTCGCCGCGCGGCGCAGGCCCGGCGCCGGTGCTGGTGGAATTGCCACCGCTGCCGGCCGCCCCCCGCACCTCCAGCATCATCGCGCCGATCACAGTTCCGCTGACCGCGATCCGCGATGCAGCCGACAGAGGCGCGCCGCGCAATTTTGCCGGCAACGCCGACAATCCGGTGCCGCAGATTCTGCAGAACGCCGATATCAAATGGAATGCGGCGCGCGGGCCTATATCAGCCACCGGCGCGCAGGATACGCTGACTCTGTCGACGCCGCTGAACGGCACGCTCAATGTCACGGGCGCGCTATCGTCCAACGTACGCGACCAGCTGAGCGGCGCGCTTGGCAATTTGCTCGGCGGCAACGTCGCCAAGCAGATCGGCAGCGTCAACATCAAGAACCTCAACGCCAACGCCGACATCCGCGGCAATGTAGTGGTGTCGTCGCGGCCGCAGCTCGCCGCGAACTGGCGCATCGAACCCAATCTCGCCGCGCAGGTCACGCTCGGCGACACCAGCGTCTCGATGGCCGGCGCGCGGGTGAGCGTGCCCGCCCAGGTCAAGCCGGTGATCGACAAGGCCGTCAATGAGCAGATCACCACCGTGCAGCAGCGGCTGCGCAACGATCCTGCGTTTGAGCAGAATGCACGGCGCGAATGGGCGAAACTGTGCCGCTCGATCCCGCTGCAGGGCGCCGCCGCGTTGCAGGGATTGTATCTCGAACTGAAGCCGACCCGCGCGGTGGCCGCGCAGCCGCGCGTCGATGCCAGCAACGTGATGCTGACGCTCGGCGTCGAGGCGGAGACCCGCATCACCTCGGCGCAGACCACACCGAACTGCCCTTTCCCGGCGACGCTGGCGATCGTGCCGCCCGGCCCCGGCAAGCTCAACATCGGCGTGCCCATCGACATGCCCTTCACCGAACTCAACAAGATCATCGAGACGCAACTCGCCGGCAAGACGTTCCCGGAAGACGGCTCCGGCTCGGTGGACGTCACCGTCAAGAAGGCGACGGTGGCGGCCTCCGGTGACCGGCTGCTGATCTCGCTGCTGGTCAACGCCAAGGAAAAGAAAAGCTGGTTCGGCTTCGGCGGCGAAGCCACCGTACATATCTGGGGCAAGCCCGTACTCGATCCGGCAGCGCAAACGCTGAAGCTCGCCAACATGGAACTGGCAGTGGAATCCGAAGCCGCGTTCGGCCTGCTGGGCTCCGCGGCGCGCGCGGCAATGCCCTATCTGCAAAACGCGCTGGCGGAACGCGCGACCATCGACCTGAAACCATTCGCGTCGAATGCGCGGAAGAAGATCGCCGCCGTGGTCGCCGATTTCCAGAAGAACGAGGAAGGCATCCGCGTCGACGCCGAAATCACCAACCTCCGCCTCGGCGGCATCGCGTTCGATTCAAAAACGTTGCGCGTGATCGCGGAAGCCGATGGCGCGATCAATGTGGCGGTGACGGCACTTCCGGGGTTGTAG
- a CDS encoding thiamine-phosphate pyrophosphorylase (product_source=KO:K00788; cath_funfam=3.20.20.70; cog=COG0352; ko=KO:K00788; pfam=PF02581; superfamily=51391; tigrfam=TIGR00693) → MPYPDRFYPVVDTIAWLKRLTALGVGTVQLRAKDLDDTAATTLMREALAVTAGTSTKLVVNDYWRVAIDLKAQHLHLGQEDLADADVAAIRKAGLTLGLSTHDDEELETALRAKPDYIALGPIFPTTLKSMRFAPQGIPKLTTWKQRIGDIPLVAIGGIKLEQAAEIFKAGADSIAVVSDVTQNVDPDARVRAWLGQHAQAA, encoded by the coding sequence ATGCCGTATCCTGACCGCTTTTATCCCGTCGTCGATACCATCGCCTGGCTGAAGCGCCTGACTGCGCTCGGCGTCGGCACCGTGCAGCTGCGCGCCAAGGACCTCGATGACACCGCGGCGACCACGCTGATGCGCGAAGCGCTGGCGGTGACCGCGGGCACGTCCACCAAGCTGGTGGTCAACGACTACTGGCGTGTCGCAATCGATCTGAAAGCGCAGCACCTGCATCTCGGCCAGGAGGATCTCGCCGACGCCGATGTTGCCGCGATCCGCAAGGCCGGGCTGACGCTCGGGCTGTCGACGCATGACGATGAAGAACTGGAAACCGCCTTGCGCGCCAAGCCGGACTACATCGCGCTCGGGCCGATCTTTCCGACCACGCTGAAATCGATGCGTTTCGCGCCGCAGGGCATTCCGAAACTCACCACCTGGAAACAACGCATCGGCGACATTCCGCTGGTGGCAATCGGCGGCATCAAGCTCGAACAGGCCGCGGAGATTTTCAAAGCCGGCGCCGACTCCATCGCGGTGGTCAGCGACGTCACGCAAAATGTCGATCCGGATGCGCGCGTGCGCGCCTGGCTCGGGCAACACGCCCAAGCCGCCTAG
- a CDS encoding hypothetical protein (product_source=Hypo-rule applied): MTSISAASSSTYQSPLQKLQQELQAEITSGKISTGDQDALSSALTDIDSSLQSDRSSQSSTSKSSPTDMKSKIDDLISGEVSSGKLTADQATELKGVFESAFSSGGPGGAGGPPPGPPPSDSTSSTDSTSSTTDAADTLQKLLDALKESLAAASSNSYSASGTTASSSSSSLSALLIDYQS; encoded by the coding sequence ATGACTTCTATCTCGGCTGCGTCCAGCAGCACTTACCAATCGCCGCTTCAAAAGCTGCAGCAGGAGCTGCAGGCCGAAATCACGTCAGGAAAGATTTCCACCGGTGACCAGGATGCGTTGTCGTCCGCGCTCACCGATATCGACTCGTCGCTGCAGAGCGACCGGTCGAGCCAGTCCAGCACCTCCAAGTCGTCGCCGACAGATATGAAATCGAAGATCGACGATCTGATTTCCGGCGAAGTCTCCAGCGGCAAGCTCACCGCCGATCAGGCCACCGAATTGAAGGGCGTGTTCGAGTCCGCGTTTTCCAGTGGCGGCCCCGGCGGTGCCGGCGGTCCGCCACCCGGTCCGCCGCCGTCGGACAGTACGTCCTCAACGGACAGCACCAGCAGCACGACGGACGCGGCTGACACCCTGCAGAAACTCCTCGACGCTCTGAAGGAATCGCTGGCGGCGGCGTCCTCGAACTCCTACAGCGCCAGCGGCACCACCGCTTCCAGTAGTTCGTCCTCGCTCTCGGCGCTGCTGATCGACTATCAGTCGTAA
- a CDS encoding thiazole synthase (product_source=KO:K03149; cath_funfam=3.20.20.70; cog=COG2022; ko=KO:K03149; pfam=PF05690; superfamily=110399) — MLNFYGKTFASRLLIGSALYPSPAIMQNAIRASGAGIVTVSLRRESAGGKTGDAFWSLIRELDVTVLPNTAGCRSVREAVTTAKLARELFGTSWIKLEVIADNDTLQPDVVGLVEAASILIKDGFEVFPYCTEDLSVAMRLVDAGCKVVMPWAAPIGSARGIINSDALKLLRDRLPDITLVVDAGLGAPSHAAEALELGYDAVLLNTAIAKAADPVAMANAFRLGVEAGRTAYEAGLMGARDFASPSTPVIGTPFWHAVS; from the coding sequence ATGCTGAATTTCTACGGCAAAACCTTCGCCTCCCGCCTGCTGATCGGCTCCGCGCTGTATCCGTCGCCGGCGATCATGCAGAACGCGATCCGGGCATCCGGCGCCGGCATTGTCACGGTGTCGCTGCGGCGCGAATCCGCCGGCGGCAAGACCGGCGATGCGTTCTGGTCGCTGATTCGCGAACTCGATGTCACCGTGCTGCCGAACACCGCGGGTTGCCGCAGCGTCCGCGAGGCGGTGACCACGGCCAAGCTGGCGCGCGAATTGTTCGGCACCTCCTGGATCAAGCTCGAAGTGATCGCCGACAACGATACGCTGCAGCCGGATGTGGTCGGTCTGGTCGAAGCCGCATCGATCCTGATCAAGGACGGCTTCGAGGTGTTTCCCTATTGCACCGAGGACCTCAGCGTCGCGATGCGCCTGGTCGATGCCGGATGCAAGGTGGTGATGCCATGGGCGGCGCCGATCGGCTCGGCCCGCGGCATCATCAACAGCGATGCGCTGAAGCTTTTGCGCGACCGGCTGCCGGATATCACGCTGGTGGTTGATGCCGGCCTGGGCGCGCCGTCGCACGCCGCCGAAGCGCTCGAACTCGGCTATGACGCCGTGCTGCTCAACACCGCCATCGCCAAGGCCGCCGATCCCGTCGCCATGGCCAACGCCTTCCGCCTCGGCGTCGAGGCCGGCCGCACCGCTTACGAGGCGGGCCTGATGGGCGCGCGCGATTTCGCTTCTCCTTCCACTCCAGTCATCGGGACCCCGTTCTGGCATGCCGTATCCTGA
- a CDS encoding sporulation protein YlmC with PRC-barrel domain (product_source=COG1873; cath_funfam=2.30.30.240; cleavage_site_network=SignalP-noTM; cog=COG1873; pfam=PF05239; superfamily=50346): protein MLKKYMTAGLLGSAMLASAAFAQSPATTTATPAAAPVTASDSTYNGNWRASKVVGLGVYNDANESLGSINDLLTDKAGNIKAVVIGVGGFLGVGEHLVAVPYDKIKFVNEPVVTTSASASGGAGTRPIPPTGTTTGAAPAAPAAAKPNPWYPDHAVLGATKDELKAMPEFKYSMN from the coding sequence ATGTTGAAGAAATATATGACGGCCGGTCTGTTGGGATCTGCCATGCTGGCGTCGGCCGCGTTTGCGCAGAGCCCTGCCACAACGACGGCAACTCCCGCCGCAGCTCCCGTGACCGCCTCGGACTCCACCTATAACGGTAACTGGCGTGCGTCGAAGGTTGTTGGTCTCGGGGTCTACAATGACGCGAATGAAAGCCTCGGCTCGATCAACGACCTGTTGACCGACAAGGCGGGGAATATCAAGGCCGTGGTGATCGGCGTCGGCGGCTTCCTCGGCGTCGGCGAGCATCTCGTCGCGGTGCCCTATGACAAGATCAAATTCGTCAACGAGCCGGTCGTGACCACCTCGGCATCGGCCAGCGGCGGCGCCGGTACGCGTCCGATTCCACCAACCGGCACGACTACCGGTGCGGCGCCAGCAGCGCCTGCGGCCGCGAAGCCGAATCCCTGGTATCCGGACCACGCGGTGCTTGGCGCCACCAAGGATGAACTGAAGGCGATGCCCGAGTTCAAGTATTCGATGAACTAA
- a CDS encoding soluble lytic murein transglycosylase-like protein (product_source=COG0741; cath_funfam=1.10.530.10; cleavage_site_network=SignalP-noTM; cog=COG0741; pfam=PF01464; superfamily=53955), whose product MKRALSLAWLLAAALPQTAFAQQRADYEAMVAAHAQANGVPEALVHRVIVRESKYHPSLIGRGGTIGLMQIKLATARGLGYTGTAEGLRDPNTNLTYAVKYLAGAFRAANGNHNRAVAYYAGGYYYAAKRQRHKNEPLLAIPRMDELNSANAQVPRP is encoded by the coding sequence ATGAAACGTGCACTTTCTCTGGCGTGGCTGCTCGCCGCCGCCCTTCCGCAGACCGCCTTCGCGCAGCAACGCGCCGACTATGAGGCCATGGTCGCCGCCCATGCGCAGGCCAATGGCGTGCCGGAAGCCCTGGTGCACCGCGTCATCGTGCGCGAGAGCAAATATCATCCCTCGCTGATCGGCCGCGGCGGCACCATCGGGCTGATGCAAATCAAGCTCGCGACCGCGCGCGGGCTCGGCTACACCGGCACCGCCGAAGGGCTGCGCGACCCCAACACCAATCTCACTTATGCCGTGAAATACCTCGCCGGCGCATTCCGCGCAGCGAATGGCAACCACAACCGCGCCGTGGCCTACTACGCTGGCGGCTATTATTACGCCGCCAAGCGCCAGCGGCATAAGAATGAGCCGCTGCTCGCGATCCCGCGGATGGATGAGCTGAACAGCGCCAATGCGCAGGTTCCCAGACCTTAA
- a CDS encoding signal transduction histidine kinase (product_source=COG0642; cath_funfam=1.10.287.130,3.30.565.10; cog=COG0642; pfam=PF00672,PF02518; smart=SM00304,SM00387; superfamily=158472,55874; transmembrane_helix_parts=Outside_1_14,TMhelix_15_37,Inside_38_152,TMhelix_153_175,Outside_176_454) → MKLLDILNLKRISGQIAALVLVSIVAIHFILTSTFMLMRPDQGDQRLDRGHGELVALIRLISATPAAERPGLLANMAQTFPQFDIKNLPPDTVTVADNGDDYPRRSLRRMLGGKTRLLALPGESHDQLGIALPDGAELSVNILPERRPGPFWGGPWFLTVLFVIVSLTLLGLWAARALAAPLSSFARAAENFSLNGGADPLPERGPEEIRAVARALNRMRERITVLIDDRTKMLAAISHDLRTPITRLRLRSEFIEDDGHRRHMLRDLDQMRSMLEAVLSFLRNDRKLEAMTLTDIATTLQLIADQFADIGHMVTYEGPSHAMAMARPDDLHRAVTNLVENAVKFGAEAKIRLTMSELIATIDVADDGPGISDAQKSAMLQPFVRGDDARNMDHESAGFGLGLSIARAVALAHGGELTLNDRQPHGLIVRITLPARDAGKKAASASRPTTAALP, encoded by the coding sequence ATGAAGCTGCTCGACATTCTGAACCTGAAAAGGATCAGCGGTCAGATTGCGGCTCTTGTGCTGGTCTCGATTGTCGCGATCCACTTTATCCTCACCTCGACCTTCATGTTGATGCGGCCAGACCAGGGCGATCAGCGGCTCGACCGTGGCCATGGCGAGCTCGTCGCGCTAATACGGCTGATCTCAGCGACGCCAGCGGCGGAACGGCCAGGTCTGCTGGCCAACATGGCACAGACGTTTCCGCAGTTCGATATCAAGAACCTGCCGCCCGACACGGTGACCGTTGCCGACAACGGCGACGATTATCCCCGGCGCAGCCTGCGCCGCATGCTCGGCGGCAAGACCAGATTGCTGGCGCTACCAGGTGAATCGCACGACCAACTCGGCATCGCCTTGCCGGACGGTGCGGAACTGTCCGTGAATATCCTGCCGGAGCGACGTCCGGGTCCGTTCTGGGGCGGGCCCTGGTTCCTCACGGTGCTGTTCGTCATTGTCAGCCTGACCCTGCTCGGCCTGTGGGCGGCCCGCGCTCTGGCGGCGCCGCTGTCCTCCTTCGCCAGGGCCGCCGAGAATTTCAGCCTCAACGGCGGCGCCGATCCGCTGCCGGAGCGCGGCCCGGAGGAAATTCGCGCCGTCGCCCGCGCGCTGAACCGGATGCGCGAGCGCATCACTGTGCTGATCGACGACCGCACCAAGATGCTCGCCGCCATCAGCCACGATCTGCGCACGCCGATCACAAGGCTGCGGCTGCGCTCGGAATTCATCGAGGACGACGGTCATCGCCGCCACATGCTGCGCGACCTCGACCAGATGCGCTCGATGCTGGAGGCGGTGCTGTCATTCCTGCGCAACGACCGCAAGCTGGAGGCGATGACGCTGACCGACATCGCCACCACGCTGCAGCTGATCGCTGACCAGTTCGCCGACATCGGCCACATGGTGACCTATGAAGGCCCCTCGCACGCGATGGCGATGGCGCGGCCCGACGATCTGCATCGCGCGGTCACCAACCTGGTCGAGAACGCGGTGAAATTCGGCGCCGAGGCAAAAATCCGCCTGACCATGTCGGAGCTGATTGCAACCATCGACGTCGCCGACGATGGCCCCGGGATTTCCGACGCGCAGAAGAGCGCGATGCTGCAGCCCTTCGTGCGCGGCGACGACGCCCGCAACATGGATCACGAATCCGCCGGCTTCGGCCTCGGCCTCTCGATCGCTCGCGCCGTGGCGCTGGCGCATGGCGGCGAACTGACGCTGAACGACAGGCAGCCGCACGGGCTGATCGTGCGGATCACGCTGCCGGCGCGCGACGCGGGCAAGAAGGCGGCGTCAGCGTCGCGACCCACGACTGCAGCCTTGCCTTGA
- a CDS encoding sulfur carrier protein (product_source=KO:K03154; cath_funfam=3.10.20.30; cog=COG2104; ko=KO:K03154; pfam=PF02597; superfamily=54285; tigrfam=TIGR01683) — protein sequence MRVIVNGEHREISAEHVDALLSELDYEGTHFAIALNFDVLPRSQWAQTPLNPGDEIEIITPRQGG from the coding sequence ATGCGCGTGATCGTCAATGGCGAGCACCGGGAGATTTCGGCCGAGCATGTCGACGCGCTGCTGAGCGAGCTCGACTACGAAGGCACGCATTTCGCCATCGCGCTGAACTTCGACGTGCTGCCGCGCAGCCAGTGGGCGCAGACACCGCTGAACCCCGGCGACGAGATCGAGATCATCACGCCGCGGCAGGGAGGGTAA
- a CDS encoding branched-chain amino acid transport system substrate-binding protein (product_source=KO:K01999; cath_funfam=3.40.50.2300; cleavage_site_network=SignalP-noTM; cog=COG0683; ko=KO:K01999; pfam=PF13458; superfamily=53822) — protein MNFNTTTCVAVFALALSATAAQAQISDDVVKIGVLTDMSSLYADATGKGSVIATEMAVADYGGKVKGKPVVVISADHQNKPDVGVGIARNWYDNDKIDAIFDVPTSSVALPISALTREKNKININSGGGSSDITGVACSPNTIHWTYDTYALSNVAGRAMVKRGEDTWFFITADYAFGAALERDASNVVKETGGKVVGAVRHPLNSSDFSSFLLQAQASKAKVIALANAGGDTTNALKQAAEFGILKGGQKIIALLQEITDSHSLGIQEAQGLIATDAFYWDMNDGTRAFSKRFNEKVGHMPTMIQAGLYSATMHYLKAIDATGTDEAPKVMAQMKATPIHDFFAKEGMIREDGRMVHEMYLFEVKKPGESKGEWDLYKILAEVPGDEAFRPLDKGGCPLVKGKS, from the coding sequence ATGAACTTCAACACAACCACATGCGTGGCCGTTTTCGCTTTGGCATTGTCAGCCACCGCTGCGCAAGCGCAGATCTCCGACGACGTCGTCAAGATCGGCGTCCTCACCGACATGTCCAGCCTCTATGCGGATGCGACCGGCAAGGGCTCGGTGATCGCCACCGAAATGGCGGTCGCCGACTATGGCGGCAAGGTCAAGGGCAAGCCGGTCGTCGTGATCTCGGCCGATCACCAGAACAAACCCGACGTCGGCGTCGGCATCGCCCGCAACTGGTATGACAACGACAAGATCGATGCAATCTTCGATGTGCCGACCTCCTCCGTCGCGCTGCCAATCTCGGCGCTGACGCGCGAGAAGAACAAGATCAACATCAATTCCGGCGGCGGCAGTTCCGACATCACCGGCGTCGCCTGCTCGCCCAACACCATACACTGGACCTACGACACCTATGCGCTGTCCAATGTCGCGGGCCGGGCGATGGTGAAGCGCGGCGAGGACACCTGGTTCTTCATCACCGCGGACTATGCTTTTGGCGCGGCGCTGGAGCGCGATGCGTCCAACGTGGTCAAGGAAACCGGCGGCAAGGTGGTCGGCGCGGTCCGGCATCCCCTGAACTCGTCGGATTTCTCCTCCTTCCTGCTGCAGGCGCAGGCTTCCAAGGCCAAGGTGATCGCACTCGCCAATGCCGGCGGCGACACCACCAATGCGCTGAAGCAGGCCGCGGAATTCGGCATCCTCAAGGGCGGCCAGAAGATAATCGCGCTGCTGCAGGAAATCACCGACAGCCATTCGCTGGGCATCCAGGAAGCCCAGGGCCTGATCGCCACCGACGCGTTCTACTGGGACATGAATGACGGCACCCGCGCGTTCTCGAAGCGCTTCAACGAGAAGGTCGGGCACATGCCGACCATGATTCAGGCCGGGCTGTATTCGGCGACGATGCATTACCTGAAGGCGATCGACGCCACCGGCACCGACGAGGCGCCGAAGGTGATGGCGCAGATGAAGGCAACCCCGATCCACGACTTCTTCGCCAAGGAAGGCATGATCCGCGAAGACGGCCGCATGGTCCACGAGATGTATCTGTTCGAGGTCAAGAAGCCCGGGGAATCCAAGGGCGAATGGGATCTCTACAAGATACTGGCCGAAGTGCCCGGCGACGAGGCGTTCCGCCCGCTCGACAAGGGTGGCTGTCCGCTGGTGAAGGGCAAGTCGTAA
- a CDS encoding glycine oxidase (product_source=KO:K03153; cath_funfam=3.30.9.10; cog=COG0665; ko=KO:K03153; pfam=PF01266; superfamily=51971; tigrfam=TIGR02352), translated as MYQSSQSKRGESPVAVIGAGIAGAWQALTFAKAGHAVTLHERSDAHMTEATSHWAGGMLAPWCEAEVSEPVVSRLGLRALDLWRDELPDTPFNGSLVVAHPRDRADYERFAKMTSGHTRLDAQGLAEIEPSLEGRFRDALYYPGEGHVEPRRVLPQLHARITAAGGIIKYNSEQQPEDLTGLVIDCRGLAARDKQSALRGVKGEIIIVETDEVKLSRPVRLMHPRWPLYVIPRANNRFMLGATSIEGEDNGVSVRSALELLGAAYAVHPAFAEARILEFGAGLRPAFPDNLPRIAIDKERIAVNGLYRHGFLLAPALAELTLAYVQRGEIDNEVMQCA; from the coding sequence ATGTACCAGAGTTCGCAAAGCAAGCGCGGGGAATCTCCCGTTGCTGTCATCGGTGCCGGCATTGCCGGCGCGTGGCAGGCGTTGACCTTCGCCAAGGCGGGTCACGCAGTGACGCTGCATGAGCGTAGCGACGCCCATATGACCGAGGCCACCAGCCACTGGGCCGGCGGAATGCTGGCGCCATGGTGCGAGGCCGAGGTCTCCGAGCCCGTCGTCTCGCGGCTTGGTCTGCGCGCGCTGGACCTTTGGCGCGACGAACTGCCGGATACGCCGTTCAATGGCTCGCTGGTCGTGGCGCATCCGCGCGACCGCGCCGACTATGAGCGCTTCGCCAAGATGACGTCGGGCCACACAAGGCTCGACGCCCAAGGCCTCGCCGAAATCGAGCCCTCGCTGGAAGGCCGGTTTCGCGACGCACTGTATTATCCCGGCGAAGGCCATGTCGAACCGCGCCGCGTGCTGCCGCAGCTGCATGCACGTATCACCGCGGCCGGCGGCATCATCAAATACAACAGCGAACAGCAGCCGGAAGACCTCACGGGTCTGGTGATTGACTGCCGCGGACTTGCCGCACGGGACAAGCAATCGGCCCTGCGCGGCGTCAAGGGCGAGATCATCATCGTCGAGACCGACGAGGTAAAACTGTCGCGCCCGGTCCGGCTGATGCATCCGCGCTGGCCGCTGTATGTGATTCCGCGCGCGAACAACCGCTTCATGCTCGGCGCCACCTCGATCGAAGGCGAGGACAATGGCGTCAGCGTGCGCTCGGCGCTGGAATTGCTCGGCGCCGCCTACGCGGTGCATCCGGCCTTTGCCGAAGCAAGGATTCTGGAATTCGGCGCCGGACTGCGGCCGGCCTTTCCCGACAATCTGCCGCGCATCGCGATCGACAAGGAGCGCATCGCGGTGAACGGACTGTATCGCCACGGCTTCCTGCTGGCGCCGGCGCTGGCGGAGCTGACGCTGGCCTATGTACAGCGCGGCGAGATCGACAATGAGGTGATGCAATGCGCGTGA